In Papaver somniferum cultivar HN1 chromosome 9, ASM357369v1, whole genome shotgun sequence, the genomic stretch agaataTGACGAAACGACACCATTACGTGATTGCAGTTTCAGAATCGTaacgggattttttttttttaaagaaatgttCAAACAAATTATATTATTATTCTTATTTGTAAAACTATATTATAATTCTTAtttgtaaaacaaaataaaattaggttgctaaaataaaataaaagatcttATATTCAAATCTTTAGAGATTCTCAACACCAACTCTCTCTCAAACTATCACTCGCTAGCTAAAGTAGTTACTATCCCAAACTCAAAAGGCAACAACATACTCCGGACATAAAAATGacgagcaaacaaaaaaaaaaaaaacaaggctCAAATAATCCTCAAAACCACTAACTAAAAATTCTCAAGTGTGAAGAACCTCATTCCCAAACGAAAGGAATCTGCTATTCAAATAAGAAAGGTTCAAGGTACGGAGCTAAGAAAACTAAAATATCTTTTCAACTATTAAAACAAAATTAGCCCAACAGAGAAAGCAAGGTTCGATATAACACCCTGAGTACATGAGAAAAGACCGGCAAAAAAATATAAGACATTACTGCACCCCTCATTCCCAACTTGCAGCTGGAGGGATGATGCCGCCGCTGACTACCAAGATGCATCCACTCCTGCCGCAGGAACAACTGtgaataaaaaacaaacagaagtaAGATCCCAGCGTTATCACTACAATACTGATGCCAGTAAAAACCTGAAACCAACTAAGAGAGTGATGAGTATGTAGAGAAGACTGTAAAGAAATCCAACCTGTATCAGTCAAATACCCACCAGCAGCAAGGGCTGGAGCAGCAACTGCATCACCTCCCCGTTGGACGTCGCCTGCCCATTAGCGAGCATACTGTCACCGTACTCAGTAACACCAAAATCGGGCACTGGACCAGCACCCTCATCTACTTCCTGGTCCTTGGTTTCCTCAGGCTGCCTGTAGAAAAATAGATCGACCTGCAAAGAGCAGTTGCTATGTAAGATAACTACTAAATAAAAGAAACCTTACCCAGTTGTTAATGAATGTTAACCAAAAGAAATAAAACTTATACTGCTTCAACTATTATAAAGCATATATTCGATGGAAAAAAAAGAGTGAACGGTCAAAAACTTCACAGCTACACAGTGTATCAAAAAGGAATGTAATTAGCTGGATGTTCTTACCATCACATCCCACTTGTGCCCTGGGAGAATGGTGTCGCGCATTGGCGGAACCATCCTTGCCAACATCCAGAAAAGACAACCAATGCTGTTCTTTCCCTTGTTGTTAGCAGGAATACCAATATCAACATATGGCATTGGTGAGTCAGTGTCACAGAAGGCAATTATGGGAATGTTACCAAGAGCAGCCCCTTGATTGGCTGCAAAACAGTAATAAACACGAAGATGAGATGTATCAAACAGATACTGCATCCTACATATAATCAATCAGTAATTGAAATGAAAAAACTTGGTCAGTTTTACCGGTTTTAAAGATCTCAACATCAATTCTCAACATTGTTCAAGTGGCTTGCTACGCTTTGTTCTCATAGAAAATTTCCAGCTCCAACAATTACTAACCAAGACAGCAAGTTATTACATCTCATGCATATCCATTGCAGAAAGAGAGATTTTTGGAGTACCAAGTAATACAGACACTTCGATGTCACTCATATGATCACCAAACTCATAAGATACAACAGAAAAAATGTATACGGTTTTGGTATCAACTCCCCACTTGTGATGCTACTACTCGTAagcatttcaaaaagaaaaatcacgATATATTATCCAAATTAGAGAGCTAGGCAGGTGTTGtgaatttcagggaagaaaatacaTGAATTTGCAAGTACCTTGCTTCCAGATATCTTGCTTGTAAGTACATGCAAATCCTTGTTCACAAAGGCCTGGCTCCTCCTTAATTAGGAGGTCCAATTTCCTCTTTATCTATTGACTCCACAGATGCATAGCCATAGGGAATCATAAATACAGAGCAAGTTTGTTATCTTAATCACTATCTTCGTAATGCTTTGACTACATAATTTCAGGAGATTATGTGTATCGTTGTTTTGAAGTATGAATCATAATAGAGGAAATATTACTGCTCTATGTGGCAAATGCATTAATACATGGATTAGAGCATCTCAATAATGAAAGAATAATGTCATTCAGTAACTGCAAGCCACTCTTCTCAGTACTTGCTCAGCCACAAAATAACAAGAGAAGCTTCATATTCCCTGCTTGTAACTCTAATCTACCAAAAAACTAACTAAACTAAAAAATGTAACCTCATTATTGATAAAATCAATCAAGTTTGATACAAAAACATATTTGTATGGATGTGGAATAAATCTAAAGAAACAATATTAGAAAAAAAATCTAGTACTGAGAAACTAATAATTACTGTTACCACTGCACTTACATTTGTTCACTGCAGTTCACAATCACCAAAAGCCACTGCATCTGATCTTTGCTAACCCCAGCATTTCATTTTCTTCAATTCACATCTCAAGAACCTCCATTCATCAATCTCTGTTACTGATTGCTTCTTTTGAACTTTCTTCATCTAAAATCACGGGTTCTAGCCATCCTGTGTGTATCCATGAACATCAACATCTCCATTCCCTTTCACAACTTCATCCAGCACTTTCAAATCTCAGATTCAAATCAAAACCCCACTACAGGTGCTCGAGCTCAGCAAGCCATGATTCAAACTCAAACCCTAAATCCATTTCCATCTCAGATTCGAGTTTTCCTTCTCTGACTTAATCATGGAAAAAAAACCACCAGATTCATCTTTTACACACCCTAAATTCTCCATTAATCTTCAAAAATTCCTCCATCTGAACCTAATCACCCATCTCAGCAACTCAATCAACCAATACCACCTTCTAATTTCTCGATTGGTTCTCAACCCATGGTAACAGTAACACCAATTTCTTTTTAAATTCTCAACCCATCTCCTCCAGATTCAACCATATTAGTTCAACTCCtacgaaccctaattcttcagaaacaaaaccctaactcttcacTTCAGACAGCAGCGACCATTTCCATTCTTCCTGTTGTTAATcgatggcagcattcacatcttCTACTTCGAATCCTTCTCaatttctatcttcaatcatttctatcttcaatcatcttccattaatcTTCTCTGTCTCGACCTGCTCTCTCGGTTTCatggatgaagaagaaagaagaacgaagaagaggaaaaaaaaggaaaaaaaaagaataaggaGGTGGTCGGGATTTGATCAAGCAACCTTTAGGTCACTTTAACTATAATTTTACTAAACTGcgcctcaacaattaaaatatttCCAACTTCCGTGTCCTTTTTTCTGCCCACGAAATTTACCCGATTACCTTTCAATATCTGTTGTATTTACGCTAGTTTTAGTGAGAAATGGAAATATGGAGAGGCCTTATTGGTTTCTCAGCATGTaccattttcaatctttttatatAAATTGATCACTTACATTTGAtaaaaaaagtgttcatataaTATCCTCACTCACTTCGCTCTGTCGGTCCAATAACAACTTATAggttgtatttttttgtttttcattttaatCGGATAATAATATCTGCAAAACAGAAAACCTAATATAGGAAGAAAAATGACGGCACATGTCAAcaaccaactagagggacacgAAGGAAGATACAAAAAGGGACAAGGGATCGGGATCGGGATCCGGAAAATAGTGTATATAGGTTGAGGGCTTATCCAGAGGGGTCAAGCTGTTAGGTTTTAGGTCCATTGACCACCTAAGTTGCCTCTCTCCTCTCCTCTCTCCTCTATTGAGGATTTTATCGCCTCCCCTAAAACCACCATCTTCTAGCCAGTACCCACCGTTGACAACCGTGAACTAGCCAGTAACCACCGTCTCCGACGGTGATGATAATCGAACACTATCATTAATTTTCCCTAATGTCCTGTACCCATATCAGATTTGATACCACAATTCTCTAAAACACCAATACTAATATTAATTTCCTATGATACCTAGTTCTAAGACACCGTTTCTACGAGCTTCCAAGACACCAAGATACCCTGGATACCAAGACAGAAAGACACCTTTCCAAAGTTGATGTGATACCAAGACCCTTTCTCCTGCTTCATCGTATTTTGCTTGCGAGCTCCATAAGACTCCTTTATCATTTTTTAATCATCCAACGTCTTCTGCTAGTTTGGATTGCAAAAGAACTTTGCTCTCCTTCCCTTTGCGCCTCTCAGCTTATGTTATCTAATTTCTAATTTTTCCTTTGTGTTGCTAATAGTTTAATTAGTTTACCTTTGCTTCCCCTCAGTCTTCTCCTGatcttcaattagacttttctccATTGCTTTCTATCAGGCTAAATTAGATTAAATTTCTAACAGTCTAATTTATCCTATTTAAGATACCCCttaattttgtttgttttgtaattgccattttaattttaatcttaTAGGGATATCAAATTTTTTCTATCTATTAATTGTAATCtggattgtgttttttttttctgtatccGAACTCAAATTGCTAATTTTTATATTGTTAGCTACCTATCAGATTTGATTAAATTTCCTTTCCCTTTTTCCTTATCTCTGATattttcctttgttctttttcTAAGTTTTCTTAGCAGATTTATGAAGTTCTTTAAATTCTGCAAAGGAAAAATTAAATCATTGCCAAAACTAATGCATTCTAGTCTGATTACAGGTACCATGTGTtataattggaaaaaaaaaaggaaacttcTGAGGAAACCAGAGATTCAAGGAAACTCACAGATTATTTTGCTGACCCACTCTAAGGTGAATCTTGTAAGTTTTGAGAAGGAAATGAGCCAGGAAGGCGAATTAACAATGGAGAACATGGAAGCTTTGGAGACCAACCCTGTGGCCGAGGTAAGTACAAACCTATATCCCATTTTCATATTTTCACATAGAATTcacaaaataaaaactaaattaggTATGAAACACAATTATACTTTATTCTTTCAGATTATTATGATTGAGTTCTCCTTATATATCTTGCATGATTTGAACACAAAAACTAGAACAGGAATGAAACACATTTTTCAATCATCTTGCATGTGTtatatgaatgatattgtgatgtaTGCATCTAATGGGTATGTCTTACATGAATTAGAGTATCCTGTAGTGACGTACTTCTGGCAGTTCATAAGCATGATTTCTTGCAATTGTCAGGGTTTAGGTAAACTAGAGACTAGACACAACATGCTAGATATTTTAAACAAGGAGAATCCTGATATCCTATTTCTGTCagaaactaaacaacaaaataatgagatgaaaaatattctgagaATGGTCAATGTGCATAACTATTTTCTAGTCCCTCCTAGAGGGAGTGCTGGAGGTCTCTGTCTTATTTggaaaaataatataaacaaTAAAATAGATGACTATGCCTACAATCATATAAATGCCACAATCACTAACCCTATAAATAACAGTAGTTGGATTCTAACCTATTTGTATGGAAGCCCCTATAGGAAACTAAAACTCAATTCTTGGAATATCATAAAACAAATGGCTCATACAGTAGACAAACCTTGGATAATCATTGGTGATTTAAATGTTGTTCTCCatgaggaagaaaagaaaagtagatttgcttttaagaaaaatgaacaaaatttTTAATAACCTAATAAACAAATGTAATCTTGTAGACCTTGGATTTACAGGTTATACTTATACTTGGAATAACCATAGACATGATGATGAAAATATTAAACAAAGACTTGACAGGGTCATTGCGAATGACAAATGGAATAGGAAGTACCCAAACTCTAGCATAAAGCATTGAGGACCCTTAGCATCTGATCATGTTCCCATCAAACTTAATTTGCATAATCACTGGGATGACGGGCCTACACCTTTTAAATATTTTGGTGAGTGGATAAAGCATGAGGACTGTAAGGCCCTAATTCAAGAAAGATGGAACTCAATTGTTAGAGGGTCACCAGCTTATAAGGTTAACAAGAAATTAGGAAATTTTAAGCGGATTCTTCGAGTGTGGAATAGGAAAAAATTTGGGAACATAAACAGTAACATAGAAAACATAAAGAAAACCTGGATAGAACCAACAATACTGCAAACTACCCAAACAAGACTGAAGTGCTAGCCAACTTAAGAAATGACCTTGCTAAATGGTATGTTattaaagaaattttttgcaaagacAAAAGTAGGGATCAGAACTTGGCGTTAGGAGACAGAAACAGACCAAAACAGAGATTTCCATACGAAAGCTAAACAGAGATTTAGAAGAAATAGAATTGATATGATAAGGAATGATGAAAATGTTTGGCTTAATTCCAAAGAGGAGATTGTTGAGTGCATAACTCAACACTTTCTCAAAATTGCCACTTCTGTTGACCCTGAAATAGACCAAAACATAATAAACCTAATTCATACTAGTGTCACTCAAAATGATAATGAAATGTTATGTGGCATTCCTtcagaaattgaaattaaaaagaTTCTCTTTTCCATGGAGCCTGATAAAAGTCCGGGGCCTGATGGTTTCCCACCCAATTTCTTCCAACAGAGTTGGGAAATTGTAGGAACTGATCTGACTATAATGATTCAAACTTTCTTCAAAACGGGTCATATTTCTAAAGAAATGAATGCCTCATTCATCTCTTTAATTCATAAGACTTTGAGTCCCACATCCCCTGTGGAATTCAGACCAATTGTTCTAGCTAATACCAATTACAAGGTGATTTCCAAATTAATGGCAGGTAGAATGAAAGGTCTGTTAGGAAAAATAATTTCGCCATATCATTCTGCCTTTGTCCCTGGTAGGCAGATAGCTGAGAATATTACCTTAGCCCATGAAATCATACACAAGATGAAAAATCTAAATCTAAGAAAGGATTCATGGGTCTAAAGATTGACATGTCTAAAGTATTCGACAGAGTCGAATAGGATTTCTTAATCAAAGTTATGACTAGAATGGGGTTTAACAACAAACGGTGTAACTTGGTTCATCAGTGCATTTCGACTACCTCTTTATTTGTTTTGATTAATggctcaccaaaaaaaaaaattaaaccaataaGGGGATTGAGACAAGGAGATC encodes the following:
- the LOC113314247 gene encoding 40S ribosomal protein SA-like isoform X3 — encoded protein: MPYVDIGIPANNKGKNSIGCLFWMLARMVPPMRDTILPGHKWDVMVDLFFYRQPEETKDQEVDEGAGPVPDFGVTEYGDSMLANGQATSNGEVMQLLLQPLLLLFLRQEWMHLGSQRRHHPSSCKLGMRGAVMSYIFLPVFSHVLRVLYRTLLSLLG
- the LOC113314247 gene encoding 40S ribosomal protein SA-like isoform X2; protein product: MLRIDVEIFKTANQGAALGNIPIIAFCDTDSPMPYVDIGIPANNKGKNSIGCLFWMLARMVPPMRDTILPGHKWDVMVDLFFYRQPEETKDQEVDEGAGPVPDFGVTEYGDSMLANGQATSNGEVMQLLLQPLLLLFLRQEWMHLGSQRRHHPSSCKLGMRGAVMSYIFLPVFSHVLRVLYRTLLSLLG
- the LOC113314247 gene encoding 40S ribosomal protein SA-like isoform X1 yields the protein MQYLFDTSHLRVYYCFAANQGAALGNIPIIAFCDTDSPMPYVDIGIPANNKGKNSIGCLFWMLARMVPPMRDTILPGHKWDVMVDLFFYRQPEETKDQEVDEGAGPVPDFGVTEYGDSMLANGQATSNGEVMQLLLQPLLLLFLRQEWMHLGSQRRHHPSSCKLGMRGAVMSYIFLPVFSHVLRVLYRTLLSLLG